From Medicago truncatula cultivar Jemalong A17 chromosome 7, MtrunA17r5.0-ANR, whole genome shotgun sequence, a single genomic window includes:
- the LOC120577165 gene encoding involucrin: MMASQTIKEKFVELKNSKQTPRNARPKIQRVADHLRNKKDFGKYYSPKFVSIGPIHHGSTNLNIGEKYKLVWASKYIENIGLIPEELHKKIADNIDELKGRFSDDVLNLTGNSLQGFGCLEEKLSWMLFVDGCSLLYILEKVTLFNDPRPMDIKLDQLVLVMMDVLLLENQLPYEVLKLLWKDNNENELIKCMTSFPNYLEILPDEDESQSEKEKEGEGEHSVLIPDELQSEMEEEGEGEHSVSIPDELQSEMEEEGEGEHSVLIPDELQSEIEEEGEGEHSVSIPDELQSEMEEEGEGEHSVLVPDELQSEMEEEGEGEHSVSIPDELQSEMEEEGEGEHSVSIPDELQSEMEEEGEGEHSVSIPDELQSEMEEEGEGEHSVSIPDELQSEMEEEGEGEHSVLIPDELQSEMEEEGEGEHSVSIPDELQSEMEEEGEGEHSVSIPDELQSEMEEEGEGEHSVSIPDELQSEMEEEGEGEHSVSIPDELQSEMEEEGEGEHSVLIPDELQSEIEEEGEGEHSVSIPDELQSEIEEEGEGEHSA; encoded by the coding sequence ATGATGGCATCCCAAactattaaagaaaaatttgtggagttaaaaaattcaaagcaaacaccCCGAAATGCACGACCAAAGATACAAAGGGTGGCCGATCATCtcagaaataaaaaagattttggGAAGTATTACTCACCCAAGTTTGTGTCAATAGGTCCTATCCATCATGGCAGTACAAATCTGAACATAGGAGAGAAGTACAAGCTTGTGTGGGCATCAAAATACATAGAAAACATTGGACTTATTCCAGAGGAACTACACAAAAAGATTGCTGATAACATTGATGAACTGAAGGGTCGTTTTAGCGACGATGTTTTAAATTTAACGGGAAACTCTCTTCAAGGCTTTGGATGCCTTGAAGAAAAGCTGTCGTGGATGTTGTTCGTGGATGGATGCTCTTTGCTTTATATCTTGGAGAAAGTTACGTTGTTTAATGACCCAAGGCCTATGGATATTAAGCTTGATCAACTGGTTCTTGTGATGATGGATGTGCTTTTGTTGGAGAATCAACTTCCTTATGAAGTACTCAAGCTATTGTGGAAAGATAACAATGAGAATGAATTGATAAAATGCATGACGAGTTTTCCCAACTATCTTGAGATCTTACCAGATGAGGATGAGTCACAGTCAGAGAAGGAGaaggaaggagaaggagaacaTAGTGTATTAATACCAGACGAGTTGCAATCAGAGATGGAGgaggaaggagaaggagaacaTAGTGTATCAATACCAGACGAGTTGCAATCAGAGATGGAGgaggaaggagaaggagaacaTAGTGTATTAATACCAGACGAGTTGCAATCAGAGATCGAGgaggaaggagaaggagaacaTAGTGTATCAATACCAGACGAGTTGCAATCAGAGATGGAGgaggaaggagaaggagaacaTAGTGTATTAGTACCAGACGAGTTGCAATCAGAGATGGAGgaggaaggagaaggagaacaTAGTGTATCAATACCAGACGAGTTGCAATCAGAGATGGAGgaggaaggagaaggagaacaTAGTGTATCAATACCAGACGAGTTGCAATCAGAGATGGAGgaggaaggagaaggagaacaTAGTGTATCAATACCAGACGAGTTGCAATCAGAGATGGAGgaggaaggagaaggagaacaTAGTGTATCAATACCAGACGAGTTGCAATCAGAGATGGAGgaggaaggagaaggagaacaTAGTGTATTAATACCAGACGAGTTGCAATCAGAGATGGAGgaggaaggagaaggagaacaTAGTGTATCAATACCAGACGAGTTGCAATCAGAGATGGAGgaggaaggagaaggagaacaTAGTGTATCAATACCAGACGAGTTGCAATCAGAGATGGAGgaggaaggagaaggagaacaTAGTGTATCAATACCAGACGAGTTGCAATCAGAGATGGAGgaggaaggagaaggagaacaTAGTGTATCAATACCAGACGAGTTGCAATCAGAGATGGAGgaggaaggagaaggagaacaTAGTGTATTAATACCAGACGAGTTGCAATCAGAGATCGAGgaggaaggagaaggagaacaTAGTGTATCAATACCAGACGAGTTGCAATCAGA